Proteins co-encoded in one Camelus bactrianus isolate YW-2024 breed Bactrian camel chromosome 6, ASM4877302v1, whole genome shotgun sequence genomic window:
- the GCNT3 gene encoding beta-1,3-galactosyl-O-glycosyl-glycoprotein beta-1,6-N-acetylglucosaminyltransferase 3 has translation MTWWKKKFCRRHHLWALGCYMLLALVALRLSLRLKCDVVSLDLESRDLQSQHCRDILYKSLKLPAKRSINCSGITRGDQEAVIKALLDNLEVKKKREPFTDTDYLNMTRDCEQFKAKRRFIRFPLSKEELDFPIAYSMVVHEKVENFERLLRAVYAPQNIYCVHVDEKSPETFKEAVKAIISCFPNVFMASKLVRVVYASWSRVQADLNCMEDLLRSPVPWKYLLNTCGTDFPIKTNAEMVLALKMLNGKNSMESEIPTEYKKTRWKYHYEVTDTLQVTNKMKDPPPDNLPMFTGNAYIVASRGFIQHVLENPKSQRLIEWAKDTYSPDEHLWATLQRAPWMPGSVPYHPKFHISDMMAIARLVKWQDHEGDISMGAPYAPCSGIHQRAVCVYGAGDLHWILQNHHLLANKFDPKVDDNVLQCLEEYLRYKAIYGAEL, from the coding sequence ATGACTTGgtggaagaagaaattctgccggAGGCATCATCTGTGGGCTTTGGGCTGCTATATGCTGCTGGCCCTTGTTGCTTTGAGACTTTCTCTCAGACTGAAATGTGACGTAGTTTCCCTGGATCTGGAGTCCAGGGACTTGCAAAGCCAGCACTGTAGGGACATCTTGTACAAGTCCCTGAAGCTGCCAGCAAAGAGATCCATCAACTGTTCTGGGATCACCCGAGGGGACCAGGAAGCAGTGATCAAGGCTCTCCTGGACAACCTGGAGGTCAAGAAGAAGCGGGAGCCTTTCACAGACACTGACTACCTCAACATGACCAGGGACTGTGAGCAGTTTAAGGCCAAAAGGAGGTTCATACGGTTCCCACTGAGCAAAGAAGAATTAGACTTTCCCATCGCTTACTCTATGGTGGTCCATGAGAAGGTTGAAAACTTTGAAAGGCTGCTGCGAGCTGTGTATGCCCCTCAGAACATATACTGTGTCCATGTAGATGAGAAGTCCCCAGAAACTTTCAAAGAGGCAGTCAAGGCCATTATTTCATGCTTCCCGAATGTCTTCATGGCCAGTAAATTGGTTCGGGTGGTTTATGCCTCCTGGTCCAGGGTGCAGGCTGACCTGAACTGTATGGAAGACTTGCTCCGGAGCCCGGTGCCGTGGAAATACTTACTGAACACCTGCGGGACAGACTTTCCTATAAAGACCAATGCCGAGATGGTCCTGGCCCTCAAGATGTTGAATGGGAAGAACAGTATGGAGTCAGAGATACCTACTGAGTACAAAAAGACTCGCTGGAAATATCACTACGAAGTGACAGACACGTTGCAAGTAACCAACAAGATGAAGGACCCTCCCCCTGATAATTTACCTATGTTCACGGGGAATGCCTATATTGTGGCTTCTCGAGGCTTTATCCAACATGTCTTAGAGAACCCCAAATCCCAACGGCTGATTGAATGGGCCAAAGACACCTATAGCCCCGATGAACACCTCTGGGCTACCCTTCAGCGTGCACCATGGATGCCTGGCTCTGTTCCCTACCACCCCAAGTTTCACATCTCAGACATGATGGCCATCGCCAGGCTGGTCAAGTGGCAAGACCACGAGGGAGACATCAGTATGGGGGCACCTTATGCCCCTTGCTCTGGAATCCACCAGCGGGCTGTCTGTGTTTATGGGGCTGGGGACCTGCACTGGATTCTCCAGAACCATCACCTGTTGGCTAACAAGTTTGACCCCAAGGTGGATGATAATGTTCTTCAGTGCTTAGAAGAGTATTTACGCTATAAGGCCATCTATGGGGCTGAACTCTGA